One genomic region from Amycolatopsis sp. FBCC-B4732 encodes:
- the panD gene encoding aspartate 1-decarboxylase has translation MHRTLMNAKIHRATVTQADLHYVGSLTIDADLMAAADIVEGERVQVVDITNGARLETYAITGEAGSGVIGVNGAAAHLVHPGDLVIIITYVQVHEAERAAHRPRVVHVDADNRQVHLGHDPAEPVPGAEAQLSGRN, from the coding sequence GTGCACCGCACCCTGATGAACGCCAAGATCCACCGCGCCACCGTGACGCAGGCCGACCTGCACTACGTCGGTTCGCTGACCATCGACGCGGACCTGATGGCCGCCGCGGACATCGTCGAAGGCGAGCGGGTCCAGGTCGTCGACATCACCAACGGCGCCCGGCTGGAGACCTACGCCATCACCGGCGAGGCGGGCTCCGGCGTGATCGGCGTCAACGGCGCGGCCGCGCACCTCGTGCATCCCGGCGACCTGGTCATCATCATCACCTACGTCCAGGTCCACGAGGCCGAGCGCGCCGCGCACCGGCCGCGGGTGGTGCACGTGGACGCCGACAACCGGCAGGTCCACCTGGGACACGACCCGGCCGAGCCCGTCCCGGGCGCGGAAGCCCAGTTGTCCGGCCGGAATTGA
- a CDS encoding ABC transporter substrate-binding protein, which translates to MSVFQGTAGLSRRGFLIGAGGVAAAAALTACGSGGGDGKQAASGPWEFTDDRGQKAARDQRPTRVVAYASSAAALWDYGVRPVGVFGPQKTADGKKEIQAGNIDLNSVTSIGNAWDDFSMEKFAALKPDLVVTGLTGTKPTDLWVLKDDLGPKVQQIAPIVAISEYKVTLPKVIERFEQLAVALGGDANTDAIRKGKDDFKKASDDLKTAIQGKPGLKVLVVSSDKDNLYVCKPEYFADLAYYRELGLDIVAGGGSDDYFETLSWEQAGKYPADLILTDSRTYALTRQQMAQFPTWAQLPAVKANQLADWSTEPRFNPVLAAPVLQQLTEVVKGARTDITA; encoded by the coding sequence ATGTCCGTGTTTCAAGGCACTGCCGGGCTCAGCCGGCGTGGATTCCTGATCGGCGCGGGCGGCGTCGCCGCCGCGGCGGCCCTGACCGCGTGCGGCAGCGGCGGCGGCGACGGCAAGCAGGCCGCGTCCGGTCCGTGGGAGTTCACCGACGACCGCGGTCAGAAGGCGGCGCGCGACCAGCGTCCGACGCGGGTGGTGGCCTACGCCAGCTCGGCCGCCGCGCTGTGGGACTACGGCGTCCGCCCGGTCGGCGTGTTCGGCCCGCAGAAGACCGCCGACGGCAAGAAGGAGATCCAGGCCGGCAACATCGACCTGAACTCCGTCACGTCGATCGGCAACGCCTGGGACGACTTCAGCATGGAGAAGTTCGCCGCGCTCAAGCCCGACCTGGTCGTCACCGGCCTGACCGGCACCAAGCCGACGGACCTGTGGGTGCTCAAGGACGACCTCGGCCCCAAGGTGCAGCAGATCGCCCCGATCGTCGCGATCTCCGAGTACAAGGTCACGCTGCCCAAGGTCATCGAGCGCTTCGAGCAGCTCGCCGTCGCCCTCGGCGGCGACGCGAACACCGACGCGATCAGGAAGGGCAAGGACGACTTCAAGAAGGCGTCCGACGACCTCAAGACCGCGATCCAGGGCAAGCCGGGCCTCAAGGTGCTCGTGGTGTCCAGCGACAAGGACAACCTGTACGTCTGCAAGCCGGAGTACTTCGCCGACCTCGCCTACTACCGCGAGCTCGGCCTGGACATCGTCGCCGGCGGCGGCTCGGACGACTACTTCGAGACGCTCAGCTGGGAGCAGGCGGGCAAGTACCCGGCCGACCTGATCCTCACCGACAGCCGCACGTACGCGCTGACGCGCCAGCAGATGGCGCAGTTCCCGACGTGGGCGCAGCTGCCCGCGGTGAAGGCGAACCAGCTCGCCGACTGGTCGACCGAACCCCGGTTCAACCCGGTGCTCGCGGCCCCGGTCCTGCAGCAGCTGACCGAGGTCGTCAAGGGCGCCCGCACGGACATCACCGCCTGA
- a CDS encoding MbtH family protein — MTNPFEDPDGTYLVLVNAENQHSLWPASADVPAGWTVAFGPSGRQACLDHVEANWTDMRPKSLADAMDD; from the coding sequence ATGACCAACCCGTTCGAAGACCCCGACGGCACGTACCTGGTGCTGGTCAACGCGGAGAACCAGCACAGCCTCTGGCCGGCGTCCGCCGACGTCCCGGCGGGCTGGACGGTGGCCTTCGGGCCGTCCGGCCGCCAGGCGTGCCTCGACCACGTGGAAGCGAACTGGACGGACATGCGGCCGAAGTCCCTGGCCGACGCCATGGACGACTGA
- a CDS encoding ABC transporter ATP-binding protein — MTRELLPVADGRRIRAVVGELLGRAKGRTAAAAAVLVAATAIGLLTAPLLGRVVDLVATRHPGTDLVTPVVGLVLVALAQAVATAIGVSMVARLGETILAELRERFVERALGLPLEQLERAGSGDLTARVTNDVSVVAEGVRQALPELGRSVLTVVLTLGALAVLDWRFLLAALVAVPVQLWTVRWYVPRAKPLYASQREAVGAQQQQLLDTIGGAKTVRAFRLADAHLERVRQRSDGAVELALRGIRLVTRFYARLNLAEFLGLSAVLAMGFLLVGADAVTVGVATAAALYFHSLFGPITTALALVDDAQAAAASLARLIGVADLPAEAQPAQPARPVDASVKTAGIGYSYVDGHPVLGDVDLAVAPGERVALVGASGAGKTTLAKLIAGIHRPGTGSITLGGVPLDELGPEATRRTVALISQEVHVFAGPLADDLRLARPAATDAELREALAKVGALTWVSSLPDGLATVVGEGGHQLTVTQAQQLALVRLVLADPPIAILDEATAEAGSAGSKVLESAAAAALEGRTALVVAHRLTQAAASDRIVVLDAGAVVETGSHDELVAAGGQYAKLWTAWSGQRA; from the coding sequence ACGGCCGCGGCGGCCGCGGTGCTCGTCGCGGCGACCGCGATCGGTCTGCTCACCGCTCCCCTGCTCGGCCGGGTCGTCGACCTGGTCGCGACGCGCCACCCGGGCACCGACCTCGTCACGCCGGTCGTCGGCCTGGTGCTGGTCGCGCTCGCCCAGGCGGTCGCGACCGCCATCGGGGTGTCGATGGTGGCGCGCCTCGGCGAGACGATCCTGGCCGAGCTGCGCGAACGCTTCGTCGAGCGCGCGCTCGGCCTGCCGCTGGAACAGCTCGAGCGCGCCGGTTCCGGCGACCTGACCGCCCGCGTGACCAACGACGTCTCGGTGGTCGCCGAAGGCGTCCGGCAGGCGCTGCCCGAGCTGGGCCGGTCGGTGCTGACGGTCGTCCTGACGCTGGGCGCGCTGGCCGTGCTCGACTGGCGGTTCCTGCTGGCCGCGCTGGTCGCCGTGCCGGTCCAGCTGTGGACCGTGCGCTGGTACGTGCCGCGCGCGAAGCCGTTGTACGCCAGCCAGCGCGAGGCCGTCGGCGCGCAGCAGCAGCAACTGCTGGACACCATCGGCGGCGCGAAGACCGTCCGCGCGTTCCGGCTCGCCGATGCGCACCTGGAGCGGGTGCGGCAGCGGTCCGACGGCGCCGTCGAGCTGGCCCTGCGCGGAATCCGGCTGGTGACGAGGTTCTACGCGCGGCTCAACCTCGCCGAGTTCCTCGGGCTGTCCGCCGTGCTGGCGATGGGGTTTCTGCTGGTCGGCGCGGACGCGGTGACGGTCGGCGTGGCGACCGCGGCGGCGCTGTACTTCCACAGCCTGTTCGGCCCGATCACGACCGCGCTCGCGCTCGTCGACGACGCGCAGGCGGCCGCGGCGAGCCTGGCGCGGCTGATCGGCGTCGCCGACCTGCCCGCCGAAGCCCAGCCCGCGCAGCCGGCCCGGCCGGTCGACGCGTCGGTGAAGACGGCGGGCATCGGGTACTCCTATGTGGACGGTCACCCGGTGCTCGGCGACGTCGACCTCGCCGTCGCCCCGGGCGAACGGGTGGCGCTGGTCGGCGCGAGTGGCGCCGGGAAGACGACGCTGGCCAAGCTGATCGCCGGCATCCACCGCCCCGGCACGGGTTCGATCACCCTCGGCGGCGTCCCGCTCGACGAGCTGGGCCCCGAGGCCACCCGGCGGACGGTCGCGCTGATCAGCCAGGAAGTCCACGTCTTCGCCGGGCCGCTGGCCGACGACCTCCGGCTCGCGCGCCCGGCGGCGACCGACGCCGAACTGCGGGAGGCGCTGGCGAAGGTGGGCGCGCTGACCTGGGTATCGTCGCTTCCGGACGGTCTCGCGACGGTCGTCGGCGAAGGCGGCCACCAGCTGACGGTGACGCAGGCGCAGCAGCTGGCCCTGGTCCGGCTGGTGCTGGCCGACCCGCCGATCGCGATCCTCGACGAGGCCACGGCGGAAGCCGGCAGCGCGGGTTCGAAGGTCCTGGAGTCGGCGGCCGCGGCGGCGCTGGAGGGCCGGACGGCGCTGGTGGTGGCGCACCGCCTCACGCAGGCGGCGGCGTCGGACCGGATCGTGGTGCTGGACGCGGGCGCCGTCGTGGAGACCGGCAGCCACGACGAACTGGTCGCGGCGGGCGGCCAGTACGCGAAGCTCTGGACGGCCTGGTCCGGCCAGCGTGCCTGA